One genomic region from Clostridia bacterium encodes:
- a CDS encoding ABC transporter ATP-binding protein/permease: protein MIKMVKKFFAFCSKKNRKKFYLSALLGVVEAIFTAMKIPAAFFAMKAAIGNAIDVKAILLVVGLMLISTLGKMCVSRFSSMLQTEAGYDTCALKRIEIGEHLRYLPMGYFNDTSLGHITSVTTNTMEQTGDIATRAIMMVMQGSITTVVVAIFMFVFDWRIGLIALAGIGAFLLVNMWTNKSVAKVADEKLSSDRDMVGVILEYIQGIAEIRNYNIVGQNRSRLKNAIERKKKADIRAELAAIPAVGVQNFIVKLIGVVIAGASVALYLGGYMKLVYTITMLLCSFIVFESLDLAGTYTALLKIIGKGVDLANEILDVEQMDIDGETIKPENRNIHLEHVGFAYEKRKIIDDITLDIKENTTTAIVGPSGGGKTTMTALIARFWDVNEGAVTLGGRNVKDFSFDSLMENFSFVFQRVYLFEDTIANNIRFGRPEASMEEVIEAAKKASCHDFIAALPNGYETIVGEGGASLSGGEKQRIAIARAIMKDAPIIILDEATANVDPENEKELTEAIENLTKQKTIIMIAHRLKTVRNADQIVVVDKGKIVQQGKHDELVKQDGIYRNFITGRKKAVSWKLS, encoded by the coding sequence ATGATTAAAATGGTAAAGAAATTCTTTGCGTTTTGCAGCAAAAAGAATAGGAAGAAATTCTATCTATCCGCCTTGCTCGGCGTAGTGGAAGCGATTTTTACCGCGATGAAGATCCCCGCCGCATTTTTCGCGATGAAAGCGGCGATCGGAAACGCAATCGACGTAAAAGCGATTCTTCTCGTTGTCGGACTTATGCTTATAAGCACGCTCGGCAAAATGTGCGTCAGCCGCTTTTCCTCCATGCTTCAAACGGAAGCGGGTTACGATACCTGCGCATTGAAAAGAATCGAGATCGGCGAACATTTAAGGTATCTTCCCATGGGGTACTTTAACGATACGAGCCTCGGGCATATCACGTCCGTCACGACCAATACGATGGAGCAGACGGGTGATATCGCGACGCGCGCGATTATGATGGTAATGCAAGGCAGTATCACGACGGTGGTGGTCGCGATCTTTATGTTCGTTTTCGACTGGCGCATCGGTCTGATTGCCCTTGCGGGGATAGGCGCATTTTTACTTGTCAATATGTGGACGAACAAAAGCGTCGCCAAGGTCGCGGATGAAAAACTTTCGTCGGACAGGGATATGGTCGGCGTGATATTGGAATACATTCAAGGCATCGCCGAGATAAGGAATTACAATATCGTCGGGCAGAATCGGTCAAGACTGAAAAATGCCATCGAAAGAAAGAAAAAAGCCGATATCAGAGCCGAACTCGCGGCAATACCCGCGGTCGGAGTGCAAAACTTTATCGTAAAACTGATCGGCGTCGTCATAGCCGGCGCGTCTGTCGCCTTGTATTTAGGCGGCTATATGAAACTCGTTTATACCATAACGATGTTGCTATGCTCGTTTATCGTGTTCGAATCTTTGGATCTTGCGGGGACTTATACGGCGCTTCTGAAAATAATCGGCAAAGGCGTCGATCTCGCAAACGAAATACTCGACGTCGAGCAAATGGATATCGACGGCGAAACCATCAAGCCCGAAAACAGGAATATTCATCTCGAACACGTCGGATTCGCTTACGAGAAACGCAAGATCATCGACGATATCACGCTCGATATCAAAGAAAACACGACTACGGCGATCGTGGGTCCTTCGGGCGGGGGCAAGACGACGATGACTGCTCTTATCGCAAGATTTTGGGACGTAAACGAAGGAGCTGTCACGCTCGGCGGAAGAAACGTCAAAGATTTCAGCTTCGACTCGCTGATGGAAAATTTCAGTTTCGTTTTCCAAAGGGTCTATTTGTTTGAAGATACCATTGCAAACAATATCCGATTCGGAAGACCCGAAGCGTCGATGGAAGAGGTAATAGAGGCGGCGAAGAAGGCATCCTGCCACGATTTCATTGCCGCTCTTCCGAACGGGTACGAAACGATCGTCGGCGAAGGCGGCGCGTCGCTGTCGGGCGGAGAAAAACAGCGCATAGCAATCGCGCGCGCCATAATGAAGGATGCACCGATTATCATTTTGGACGAGGCGACCGCAAACGTCGATCCCGAAAACGAAAAAGAACTCACCGAAGCGATCGAGAATCTCACCAAACAAAAAACGATCATTATGATCGCGCACAGGTTGAAAACCGTCCGTAACGCAGATCAGATCGTGGTTGTCGATAAAGGGAAAATCGTTCAGCAGGGCAAACACGACGAACTCGTAAAGCAAGACGGTATTTACAGAAACTTCATTACGGGCAGGAAAAAAGCCGTCAGCTGGAAATTGTCGTAA
- a CDS encoding response regulator, whose amino-acid sequence MIILAVDDEALALKSISDTIKKIKPDAELYMFRDPVPALQALESGVKPDVVFSDVRMYDMTGIQFAHRVKVIYPRANIVFVTGYSDYMMDAIRLHASGYLLKPIDEGQLKEQFENLLYPTTGKGNGQKFYAQTFGNFEFYCDGAPVRFARAKAKELLAYLIDKNGAACTRSELLVNVFDDSASGDQSLSQAFSVLSKTLASLGGGSILLKAHNSYAIDPDMIGCDYYDYLKGDIKAINAYQGAYMANYATWSDLTGPKKYRM is encoded by the coding sequence ATGATCATTTTAGCAGTTGACGACGAAGCTTTGGCGTTGAAATCAATTTCGGACACAATAAAAAAGATCAAGCCGGACGCCGAGCTTTATATGTTTCGCGATCCTGTTCCCGCTTTGCAGGCGTTGGAGAGCGGGGTGAAGCCCGACGTCGTTTTCAGCGACGTCAGAATGTATGATATGACGGGAATCCAATTCGCGCACCGCGTAAAAGTGATTTACCCGCGCGCGAATATCGTTTTCGTGACGGGATATTCGGATTATATGATGGACGCGATCCGCCTTCACGCCAGCGGGTACTTGCTGAAACCCATCGACGAAGGTCAGCTGAAAGAACAATTCGAAAATCTCCTGTACCCGACGACGGGGAAGGGGAACGGACAGAAGTTTTACGCGCAAACCTTCGGAAATTTCGAATTTTATTGCGACGGCGCGCCCGTCCGATTCGCCCGCGCGAAAGCGAAAGAACTCTTGGCGTATTTGATCGATAAGAACGGCGCCGCATGCACGCGCTCGGAATTGCTTGTAAACGTCTTCGACGACAGTGCGAGCGGGGATCAATCCTTGTCGCAGGCGTTTTCCGTTTTGAGTAAGACGCTGGCTTCTCTCGGCGGCGGCTCGATCCTTCTCAAAGCGCATAACTCTTACGCGATCGATCCCGATATGATCGGTTGCGATTATTACGATTATCTGAAAGGCGATATCAAGGCGATCAACGCGTATCAGGGCGCGTATATGGCGAACTACGCGACTTGGTCGGATCTGACGGGACCGAAAAAATACAGGATGTAA
- a CDS encoding lactate utilization protein: protein MDENVKKRNELLAGKIIKGLSSRNMQGYYAENKSEALKIALSLIPEGSVVTMGGSMSVKEIGLTDALKAGNYRFIDRAEYQNPREAMLLAYDADVFLASANAITEDGIMVNIDGNANRVSAIAFGPKRLVLVVGMNKVAPDLDGAIKRARNIAAPINAQRFGLKTPCALTGSCADCKSPDTICCEFLITRYSRHKDRIHVILVGENLGY from the coding sequence ATGGACGAAAACGTCAAAAAAAGAAACGAACTTCTCGCCGGAAAGATCATAAAAGGACTTTCGTCGCGCAATATGCAAGGCTATTACGCCGAGAACAAAAGCGAAGCGTTGAAGATCGCTTTGTCATTGATCCCCGAGGGATCGGTTGTTACGATGGGCGGCAGCATGAGCGTAAAGGAGATCGGATTGACGGACGCGTTAAAGGCGGGGAATTACCGCTTTATCGATCGCGCCGAATATCAAAACCCCCGCGAGGCGATGCTTCTCGCTTATGACGCGGACGTCTTCCTCGCAAGCGCAAACGCGATCACCGAAGACGGGATCATGGTGAATATCGACGGCAACGCAAACCGCGTGTCCGCGATCGCGTTCGGTCCGAAAAGATTGGTTTTGGTGGTCGGGATGAATAAAGTCGCTCCCGATCTCGACGGCGCGATCAAGCGCGCCAGAAATATCGCAGCCCCCATAAACGCGCAGCGTTTCGGGCTGAAAACGCCCTGCGCGCTGACGGGATCTTGCGCCGATTGCAAAAGTCCCGACACGATTTGCTGTGAGTTTCTGATCACGCGGTATTCCCGCCACAAAGATCGGATCCACGTCATTTTGGTAGGAGAAAATTTGGGATATTGA
- a CDS encoding HD-GYP domain-containing protein, whose amino-acid sequence MQIGLIVFSVAPLISSAVQVFTYGLSLTNISTAVTAVILYVFVIFDIDKTMMEAHERETEYLKERKHQKDVLLNQTALVLANAIDAKDKYTHGHSTRVAKYSKEIASLAGKSEQECEEIYYAALVHDVGKIGISDSVINKKGRLTDEEYEEMKKHPVIGKDILSSVNLSPFLVEGAYSHHERYDGKGYPEGKRGEETPELARIIAVADAYDAMTSKRSYRDPLPQEKVRAEIERGVGTQFDPNFAKIMLRLIDEDTAYEMRERG is encoded by the coding sequence ATGCAGATCGGTTTGATCGTCTTTTCCGTCGCGCCGTTGATCTCTTCCGCCGTGCAGGTGTTTACCTATGGATTGTCCCTGACCAATATTTCCACCGCCGTTACCGCGGTCATTCTTTACGTCTTCGTTATTTTCGATATCGATAAAACGATGATGGAAGCGCACGAACGCGAAACGGAGTACTTAAAAGAGCGCAAGCATCAAAAGGACGTCTTGCTCAATCAGACGGCGTTGGTTTTGGCAAACGCCATCGACGCGAAAGACAAATACACGCACGGTCACTCTACGCGCGTTGCGAAGTATTCCAAAGAGATCGCGTCTCTCGCGGGAAAGAGCGAACAGGAATGCGAAGAAATCTATTACGCGGCTCTCGTCCACGACGTCGGGAAGATCGGAATTTCCGACTCCGTTATCAATAAGAAAGGGCGGCTTACGGACGAGGAATACGAGGAAATGAAAAAGCATCCCGTTATCGGGAAAGATATTCTTTCAAGCGTCAACCTCTCTCCGTTCTTGGTCGAGGGTGCATACTCGCATCACGAGCGATACGACGGCAAAGGATATCCGGAAGGGAAGAGGGGCGAAGAAACGCCCGAACTCGCGCGGATTATCGCCGTCGCGGACGCCTACGACGCGATGACTTCCAAGCGCAGTTACCGCGATCCGCTTCCGCAGGAAAAAGTCAGGGCGGAGATCGAGCGGGGCGTCGGAACTCAATTCGATCCGAATTTCGCGAAAATTATGCTTCGATTGATCGACGAGGATACGGCGTACGAAATGCGCGAAAGAGGTTGA
- a CDS encoding histidine kinase — MELYYFDLAISCIAAVLAILASLSIAFFSRAKSDEKVNKIIILLMFLVISIFGGISRVYIAQPYAARGPIFAFRSITIAASLGLLCAIFWAVGRLASVPPKKYLVWSIVITALSGVAAILLVVNGFTHFLFDVGKGNQIFIGKAFWILPVLEGGLWLAGVVWAVLNRRALSRQDAMMFVMLFGFFAAGTALDIVFPQITFFAMLGILGFLAALAVECSKSEVRLEKEKEEADRLRKDVTRANEQLLHSQVSPHFIYNALTAIQALPNNPDTTKKAIGDFARFLRQTLTTINENQLIPFDMELENVQTYFRLEKIRFGEKLKVDYDIEEDNFYVPAMSVQILAENAVKHGVSVKREGGTVKITTKKRGDSVFITIEDDGVGFDVNKALDSTHIGIRNVKNRLHTLSAGALYLFSEIGKGTTASIEIYTQKK; from the coding sequence ATGGAGCTGTATTACTTTGATTTGGCAATTTCTTGTATCGCCGCGGTGCTCGCGATCTTGGCATCGCTCAGCATAGCGTTTTTTTCTCGCGCCAAATCGGATGAAAAGGTTAATAAAATCATTATTCTTTTGATGTTTTTGGTAATCTCGATTTTCGGCGGGATTTCTCGGGTTTATATCGCGCAGCCGTATGCCGCCCGCGGACCGATCTTTGCCTTTCGCAGCATAACGATCGCGGCGAGCCTCGGGCTTCTTTGCGCAATCTTTTGGGCGGTCGGTCGTCTCGCTTCCGTCCCGCCCAAGAAATATTTGGTATGGTCGATCGTTATAACCGCTTTATCCGGCGTCGCGGCGATCTTGCTCGTCGTCAACGGGTTTACGCACTTTTTGTTTGACGTCGGCAAAGGAAACCAAATTTTTATCGGAAAGGCGTTTTGGATCCTTCCCGTCTTGGAAGGAGGGCTTTGGCTTGCCGGCGTGGTTTGGGCTGTTTTGAACCGACGCGCGCTGTCGAGGCAGGACGCGATGATGTTCGTGATGCTGTTCGGCTTTTTCGCGGCGGGTACTGCGCTCGATATCGTTTTCCCGCAGATCACCTTTTTCGCGATGCTCGGGATCCTCGGTTTTTTGGCGGCGCTTGCGGTGGAATGCTCGAAAAGCGAGGTTCGTTTAGAAAAGGAAAAAGAAGAAGCGGATCGCCTGCGGAAAGACGTTACCCGCGCGAACGAACAACTTTTGCACAGTCAAGTTTCGCCGCATTTTATTTATAACGCTTTGACGGCGATCCAAGCGCTTCCGAACAATCCGGACACGACGAAAAAAGCGATCGGCGATTTCGCGAGATTCCTGCGCCAAACGCTGACGACGATCAATGAAAACCAGCTGATCCCCTTCGATATGGAGCTCGAAAACGTGCAAACCTATTTTCGCCTGGAAAAGATTCGCTTCGGGGAAAAACTGAAAGTCGATTACGATATCGAAGAAGATAATTTTTACGTTCCCGCGATGAGCGTCCAAATCCTTGCGGAAAACGCGGTCAAGCACGGCGTTTCGGTCAAGCGCGAGGGCGGGACGGTCAAGATCACGACGAAGAAAAGGGGCGATTCGGTCTTTATAACGATCGAGGACGACGGCGTCGGGTTTGACGTCAATAAAGCGCTCGATTCGACGCATATCGGGATCCGAAACGTTAAAAACAGGCTTCATACGCTTTCGGCGGGAGCTTTGTATCTTTTCAGCGAGATCGGGAAAGGGACGACGGCGTCGATCGAGATCTACACTCAGAAAAAATAA
- a CDS encoding GGDEF domain-containing protein: MKRNDGKQNRNETRIRRPIKRTLLILSVLVIVVLCGLTTLLSYLFVSSIIEKDNSERLTDIVSYIETRVDADDLKACRDTGVKSAKYVELQAFLNEFIDEFDIVYLYIVVPTKTEMVNVISATSREERDAGEDDLELGEISDAYTEEELKPYCDLYGKKEIGFFEESSDWGTYFTACKTLFDSNGEKVALICADRDINAIRRRTAMMVVTVAGSVLAAITIFALVVRFLFRKNVTGPLFNLEENARSFASDVKNGSEITKTDYVSPEIKTGNEVESLADAIEYMATSLKESAQKSIDAAREYAKNLYAAREQADSDALTGVKNKHAYIDLEGQINQTIEEGNPKPFAVVIFDINGLKRVNDTEGHVAGDDFIRSACKLICDVFKHSPVFRVGGDEFAVIAEGEDYVDIEERVEEVEKRNQKNRESGQATVACGFARYDGETDVMSVFKKADARMYENKRKAER; encoded by the coding sequence ATGAAACGTAACGACGGAAAACAAAACAGAAACGAAACGCGAATTCGGAGACCGATCAAAAGGACTTTGCTGATCCTTTCCGTTCTCGTTATCGTCGTCCTTTGCGGGCTGACGACTTTGCTGTCGTATTTATTCGTTTCTTCGATCATTGAAAAAGATAACAGTGAACGCCTTACCGATATCGTTTCTTATATTGAGACGCGGGTCGACGCCGATGATTTGAAGGCTTGCCGCGACACGGGGGTAAAATCCGCGAAATACGTCGAATTGCAAGCCTTTTTGAATGAATTTATCGACGAGTTCGATATTGTCTATCTTTATATCGTCGTTCCGACGAAGACGGAGATGGTCAACGTCATTTCCGCGACCAGCCGAGAAGAGCGCGACGCGGGCGAGGACGATCTCGAACTCGGCGAGATCAGCGACGCATACACCGAAGAGGAACTCAAACCCTATTGCGACCTGTACGGGAAAAAGGAGATCGGATTTTTTGAAGAGTCCTCGGATTGGGGAACGTATTTTACCGCCTGTAAAACCCTTTTCGACAGCAACGGAGAGAAAGTCGCGCTGATCTGCGCGGACAGAGATATCAATGCGATCCGCAGACGCACCGCGATGATGGTCGTTACCGTCGCGGGATCGGTCCTCGCCGCCATCACGATCTTCGCGCTCGTCGTCAGATTCCTGTTCCGAAAGAACGTGACGGGTCCGCTTTTCAATCTTGAAGAGAACGCGCGTTCCTTCGCGAGCGATGTTAAAAACGGTTCCGAGATAACGAAAACGGATTACGTTTCTCCCGAGATCAAGACCGGAAACGAGGTCGAGTCGCTTGCCGATGCGATCGAGTATATGGCGACCAGCTTGAAAGAAAGCGCGCAAAAATCCATCGACGCGGCGCGCGAGTACGCGAAAAATCTGTACGCCGCCCGCGAACAAGCGGACAGCGACGCTTTGACGGGCGTAAAGAACAAGCACGCGTATATCGATCTCGAAGGGCAGATCAATCAAACGATCGAAGAAGGGAATCCGAAACCGTTTGCGGTCGTGATCTTCGATATCAACGGATTGAAGCGCGTAAACGACACCGAAGGTCACGTCGCCGGCGACGACTTTATCCGCTCGGCGTGTAAACTTATCTGCGACGTGTTCAAGCACAGCCCCGTCTTCCGCGTAGGCGGCGACGAATTCGCCGTGATCGCCGAGGGCGAGGATTATGTCGATATCGAAGAACGGGTCGAAGAAGTCGAAAAGAGAAATCAAAAGAATCGCGAGAGCGGGCAGGCGACGGTCGCATGCGGGTTCGCGAGATACGACGGAGAAACCGACGTGATGTCCGTCTTTAAGAAAGCGGATGCGCGGATGTATGAAAACAAGCGAAAAGCCGAGCGATAA
- a CDS encoding rubrerythrin family protein — protein MAKAENKYSGTQTEKNLEAAFAGESQARNKYTYFASVAKKEGYEQISALFLKTAENEKEHAKLWIKELKGLGSTAENLEAAADGENYEWTDMYESFAVTAEKEGFPELAKKFRLVGAIEKHHEERYRALLKNIETAQVFEKSSVKVWECRNCGHIVVGEKAPDICPTCAHPQSYFEINCENY, from the coding sequence ATGGCAAAGGCAGAAAACAAGTATTCGGGAACGCAAACCGAAAAGAATCTCGAAGCGGCGTTCGCGGGCGAATCGCAAGCGCGCAATAAATATACCTATTTCGCGTCCGTCGCGAAAAAGGAAGGTTACGAGCAGATCTCGGCGCTTTTCCTGAAAACCGCGGAAAACGAAAAAGAACACGCGAAACTTTGGATCAAAGAGCTGAAAGGGCTCGGAAGCACGGCGGAGAATCTCGAAGCCGCGGCGGACGGGGAAAATTACGAATGGACGGATATGTACGAGTCCTTCGCCGTCACCGCCGAAAAGGAAGGCTTCCCCGAGCTCGCGAAGAAATTTCGCCTTGTCGGGGCGATCGAAAAGCATCACGAAGAGCGCTATCGCGCGCTTTTGAAAAACATCGAAACGGCGCAGGTCTTCGAAAAAAGCAGCGTCAAAGTCTGGGAATGCCGCAACTGCGGGCATATCGTCGTCGGCGAAAAAGCGCCCGACATCTGCCCGACCTGCGCGCATCCTCAATCGTATTTCGAGATCAATTGCGAGAACTATTGA
- a CDS encoding sigma-70 family RNA polymerase sigma factor has translation MNESEFNRLLLSVKTSERALTKLHGYYFGRIVFHVAKTYGKPFAEDVAEDFFLWLLKAEHLPHVLYPTAWVYLQCDSIAKRKVQKEARYVHGEIEFEQEEKHKEELFGDLYEAIGGLGEIEKKIVEMHYWEGYSLKEIAPILGIEYAAVRQRHKRLLSKLKETLKKIGI, from the coding sequence TTGAACGAGAGCGAATTCAACAGATTGCTTTTGTCCGTAAAGACGAGCGAACGGGCGCTGACGAAACTGCACGGGTATTATTTCGGCAGGATCGTTTTTCACGTCGCAAAGACCTACGGAAAACCTTTCGCCGAAGACGTCGCCGAGGATTTCTTTCTGTGGCTTCTGAAAGCGGAGCATCTGCCGCACGTCCTGTATCCGACTGCTTGGGTCTATCTCCAATGCGACAGTATCGCCAAGCGAAAGGTGCAAAAAGAAGCTCGTTACGTTCACGGCGAGATCGAATTCGAGCAGGAAGAAAAGCATAAGGAAGAGCTGTTCGGCGATCTGTACGAAGCGATCGGCGGACTCGGCGAGATCGAGAAAAAGATCGTCGAAATGCATTACTGGGAAGGCTATTCTTTAAAGGAGATCGCGCCGATCCTCGGGATCGAGTACGCCGCCGTTCGCCAGCGGCATAAAAGGCTTCTATCGAAACTGAAAGAGACGTTGAAGAAGATCGGGATCTGA
- a CDS encoding VWA domain-containing protein yields MKRILAIILLVVTAFALVACSGKSVKPTAHLVNDAFPSSGGYYKPAAEPAKGTGDGGYAYRESGEGFAADFGEYGEGGLPASENKNQIRAGQLTAKAQNDNDAYEDWKDLFAPFTQNQKEGQFHRYWGEGDDIWICNTVKRVKVTVKNGEIPAVGATVTYTDSNQVEWISKTDLGGVAYLFPTADEGALAVASGETKKSVNFTAENRDLSVDLSANEEKANLVKLMFVIDATGSMGDEMDYLAAELSDVIHRVAAQANGVKIDLALLFYRDDGDQEKFAYSDFETVSEEEGLKKQLKVLDAQSATGGGDTPEAVDEALVLAAEKNWGEENSTKLMFLVLDAPSHRLLENRNRTSSAVKTAAAKGIRICPVLCSGADLFCEYVTRTAAILTGGTSIFITDDSGIGGSHLDPELPDVTVEKLNDLLVRLIVGYHTGDFGEAKAWNKGEEQTQFPEGEADPETSGDPASPVPTEE; encoded by the coding sequence ATGAAAAGAATTCTTGCGATAATTCTATTGGTCGTTACGGCGTTCGCGCTGGTCGCGTGCAGCGGTAAGTCCGTCAAACCGACGGCGCATCTCGTAAACGATGCGTTTCCCTCCTCGGGCGGATACTATAAGCCCGCTGCCGAGCCTGCGAAAGGCACGGGGGACGGCGGTTACGCTTATAGAGAAAGCGGCGAAGGTTTCGCGGCAGACTTCGGCGAGTACGGGGAAGGCGGACTCCCCGCTTCGGAGAATAAAAATCAGATCCGCGCGGGGCAACTGACCGCGAAGGCGCAAAACGATAACGATGCGTACGAGGATTGGAAAGACCTGTTCGCGCCTTTTACCCAAAACCAAAAGGAAGGACAATTCCATCGCTATTGGGGCGAGGGTGACGATATTTGGATCTGCAATACCGTGAAACGTGTAAAAGTAACCGTTAAAAACGGTGAGATTCCCGCAGTCGGCGCGACCGTTACCTATACCGATTCAAATCAAGTCGAATGGATCTCGAAGACGGATCTCGGCGGCGTGGCGTATCTTTTCCCGACGGCGGACGAAGGCGCGCTTGCGGTCGCTTCGGGCGAGACGAAAAAGAGCGTGAACTTCACTGCGGAGAATCGCGATCTTTCGGTCGATCTCTCGGCAAACGAAGAAAAAGCGAATCTCGTTAAACTGATGTTCGTGATCGACGCGACGGGGTCAATGGGCGACGAAATGGATTATCTCGCCGCCGAACTCTCGGACGTTATCCATCGCGTGGCGGCGCAGGCGAACGGGGTGAAGATCGATCTCGCGCTCCTCTTTTATCGCGACGACGGCGACCAAGAGAAATTCGCCTATTCGGATTTCGAGACGGTTTCCGAAGAAGAAGGACTCAAAAAACAGCTGAAAGTTCTGGATGCTCAATCCGCTACGGGCGGCGGCGACACGCCCGAAGCGGTGGACGAAGCGCTCGTCCTCGCCGCGGAAAAGAATTGGGGAGAGGAGAATTCCACGAAATTGATGTTCTTGGTCCTCGACGCGCCCTCTCACCGTTTGCTTGAAAATCGCAACCGCACGTCGAGCGCGGTGAAAACCGCCGCGGCGAAGGGGATCCGCATTTGCCCCGTGCTTTGCAGCGGCGCGGATCTCTTCTGCGAATACGTAACGAGGACGGCGGCGATCCTGACGGGCGGCACTTCGATTTTCATCACCGACGATTCGGGAATCGGCGGTTCCCATCTCGATCCCGAACTGCCGGACGTTACGGTGGAAAAACTGAACGATCTTCTCGTTCGCCTGATCGTAGGATATCACACGGGCGATTTCGGAGAGGCGAAGGCTTGGAACAAGGGCGAAGAACAAACGCAATTTCCGGAAGGCGAAGCCGATCCCGAGACCTCGGGCGATCCTGCGTCTCCCGTGCCGACGGAAGAGTGA
- the fumC gene encoding class II fumarate hydratase, translating to MEYRTERDSMGEIKVPADRYWGAQTQRSYENFRIGEEKMPKGILRAFAVVKKACALTNYSLGLLDEKRATLISSVCDEILAGKLEGHFPLAVWQTGSGTQSNMNFNEVIANRGNEIAGEKLLHPNDHVNRSQSSNDTFPTALHIAAVVALKEKLCPALEEMIADFNRLEKENEGVVTVGRTHLQDAVPIAFSQEISGWRAMVERSLFMIRNASDGLLDLALGGTAVGTGLNCPAGFAEKVAEEVAKETGEPFRTAPNKFHALSSKDDIAFAHGALRALAADLMKIANDIRWLSSGPRCGLGEIRIPENEPGSSIMPGKVNPTQCEALTMVSAEVMGNDVTIGIAASQGNFQLNVYMPVIAYNFLQSVGLLADAVRSFTAHCLSGLTADRKKMKENLDRTLMSVTALSPHIGYDNAAKIAKAAHKNGTSLREEAIALGFMTGEEFDRLVKPEEMI from the coding sequence ATGGAGTACAGAACCGAACGGGACAGTATGGGCGAAATTAAGGTGCCCGCCGATCGCTATTGGGGCGCGCAGACTCAGCGCAGCTACGAGAACTTCCGAATCGGAGAAGAAAAGATGCCGAAAGGAATCCTTCGCGCGTTCGCCGTCGTCAAAAAGGCTTGCGCGCTGACGAATTATTCGCTCGGACTTTTGGATGAAAAACGCGCGACCTTGATCTCTTCCGTTTGCGACGAGATCCTCGCGGGCAAGCTCGAAGGTCATTTTCCTCTCGCCGTTTGGCAGACGGGCAGCGGCACGCAAAGCAATATGAATTTTAACGAAGTCATCGCGAATCGCGGAAACGAGATCGCAGGGGAAAAGCTCCTTCATCCGAACGATCACGTCAACCGTTCGCAAAGCTCCAACGATACTTTCCCGACCGCGCTGCATATCGCCGCGGTCGTCGCGCTCAAAGAAAAGCTCTGCCCCGCCCTCGAAGAAATGATCGCCGATTTCAATCGTCTCGAAAAGGAGAACGAAGGCGTCGTCACCGTCGGGCGCACGCACTTGCAGGACGCCGTCCCCATCGCGTTTTCTCAGGAGATCAGCGGATGGCGGGCGATGGTCGAGCGTTCGCTTTTTATGATCCGAAACGCTTCGGACGGACTTCTCGATCTCGCGCTCGGCGGCACCGCCGTCGGAACGGGACTGAATTGCCCCGCGGGATTCGCGGAAAAGGTCGCGGAAGAAGTCGCAAAGGAAACGGGCGAACCCTTCCGTACGGCGCCGAATAAATTCCACGCGCTTTCCTCGAAAGATGATATCGCGTTCGCGCACGGCGCTCTGCGCGCTCTCGCCGCCGATTTGATGAAGATCGCGAACGATATTCGCTGGCTTTCTTCGGGCCCCCGCTGCGGACTCGGCGAGATCCGTATTCCCGAGAACGAGCCCGGCTCGTCCATTATGCCCGGGAAGGTGAATCCGACCCAATGCGAAGCGCTGACGATGGTCTCCGCCGAAGTCATGGGGAACGACGTTACGATCGGAATCGCGGCGTCGCAGGGAAATTTTCAGTTAAACGTCTATATGCCCGTGATCGCCTATAACTTTTTGCAATCGGTCGGGCTTCTCGCGGACGCGGTCCGCTCCTTTACGGCGCATTGCCTTTCGGGCTTGACCGCCGATCGGAAAAAAATGAAGGAAAACTTGGATCGGACGCTGATGTCCGTTACGGCGCTATCGCCGCATATCGGCTACGATAACGCCGCGAAGATCGCGAAAGCCGCGCATAAGAACGGGACGTCGCTTCGCGAAGAAGCGATCGCGCTGGGATTTATGACGGGCGAAGAATTCGACCGTCTCGTAAAGCCCGAAGAAATGATTTGA